In Pseudomonadota bacterium, the DNA window GGGACTGGGCACACCGATCCTGGTCGGCCGGCCCGAAGAGGTGACCGAGCACATGCAAACGCTCGGCGTGCAGGCCGACGGCATCGAGATCATCAACGCCCGAACGGCGCCCAACCGGCAGGCCTACATCGACTACGTCTATACCCGTATGCAGCGGCGCGGCGCGTTGCTGCGCGACAGCACGCGGTGGGTCAATCTGGACCGCAATGTCTTTGCTGCGGCCATGCTGGCGACCGGCGACGCGGATGCGGTGGTTACCGGCGTCACCCGCAACTACGCTGCCGCGCTGTCCCATATACAGCGCGTCCTCGATTCAAAGGCCGGCCATCAGGTGTTCGGCATGGCTATCCTGGTGACCCAGGGCCGCAACCTGTTTGTCGCCGACACCTCGATCAACGAAAGGCCGAGTGCGGAAGAGCTTGCGGATATCGCGGTCCAGGCCGCGGCCAAGGCGCGCGCCATGGGAACCGAGCCGCGTGTTGCGCTGGTCTCGTTCTCGAACTTCGGCAGCCGTGGCGAAGAGCAGGTGCAGCACATTCGCGATGCCGTCGAGCTGCTGGAGGCGCGCGGCGTCGACTTCGAGTTCGACGGCGAGATGGCGCCCGACACGGCGCTCGACCCCTATCTGCTTGAGTACTATCCGTTCAGCCGCCTGTCCGGTCCGGCCAACGTGTTGGTCATGCCCAGCCTGCACGCCGCAAACATTGCGTACAAGCTGGTCGAGGCCATGGAAGCGGCTGATGTCATCGGCCCGATCCTGGTCGGCCTTGAGAAGCCGGTGCAGATCGTACGCCTGGGCGCCACCGTGAACGACATCCTCAACATGGCGGCGCTGGCCGCCATCGACGTCGAGTACTAGCCGTGGCGGCGGGCGCAGAAGGATCCGCGCCGGTTTCCAGATCCGCGCCCAGGCTCGGTCAGATCGTCGCCGGCGCCTTGCCGCTGGCCGCCACGCCGGTCGTGGTGCTGGGCGCCATGGCGTTGTTCGGCCTGGCAGATCCCGTGGCCGCGCTGGTTGGCGCCGTGGCCTCTGCCGTGGTGGCGGCGATCGTCATCAGGCCGATCTTGCGCAATCTGTCGTCGGCCAAGCGTTACAGTCAAATGCTGGCGCGCGACGCGGCGGCCGACCCGCCGCGCCTGGACGCCGGCTCCGGCGCCGACGACCTGCAGGAGTTGTTGCGCCAGGTCCACGACCTCCTGGCGGCGCGTGACAAGCGCATCGACGACCTGGCCGCCGAGGCCGGACGCATTCTGGATGCCTTGCCCGACCCGATCCTGATGGTCGCGCGTGACGGCCATATCGTGCGCACCAACCGCACCGGGCGGGAGCTGTTCGGACCCGATGTCGTCGGCCGTGATCTTGCGGCGGTGACCCGTGATCCGACCTTTCTGGCGGCGGCAGATGCCGCGCGCGACCGCGGCGAAAGTTCCGATGTCGAACTGACCATCCTGGCCGGCCGCGTGCCCCACAGCTTCGGCGCCAGCGTCGCGCCACTACCGGTGCGGGGCAATGGCGGACCGGCGGTGATGGCGGTGTTTCACGACCTGACCGCGATGAAACGGACAGAGCAGATGCGCGTCGACTTTGTCGCCAACGCCAGCCACGAGATCCGCTCGCCGCTTGCCACCCTGGTCGGTTGCATCGAGACCCTCCGCGGGCCGGCGCGCGACGACGAGGATGCCTGGGACGATTTCCTGGAGATGATGGACGACCAGGGCAAACGCATGACCCGCCTGGTCGGCGACCTTTTGTCGCTGTCGCGCATCGAGCTGAACGAGCACACCCGCCCGACCGGCGAAGTCGATCTGACCGACGTGCTGGCGCGGACCCAGACCGCCTTGGAGTGGGAGGCGACCGCCAAGGACATGGTGGTGCGGTCGAAACTGGATGCGCCGCTGCCGACGGTGCGCGGCGATGCCGCGGAGATCGAACAGGTCGCCTATAACCTGCTGTCCAACGCCATTAAGTACGGGCGGGCGGGAACCGAGGTAACGGTCACCGCCGGCCATCGCCCGGCGCCGCCGGAGCGCGCGCGCATGGAGCGCATCCCCGTCGTCTGGTTCACCGTCAGGGATCGCGGCGACGGCATCGCCAGCGAACACCTGCCGCGCCTTACCGAACGTTTCTACCGCGTCGATACCGCGCGCAGCCGCGAACTGGGCGGTACGGGATTGGGCCTGGCGATCGTCAAACACATCCTGAACCGCCACCGCGGTGACCTGACCATCGACAGCACCGTCGGCGACGGCTCGACCTTCACGGTCTATCTGCCGGCGCTGGAAATCGATTGAATCCAGCATCCCCTCACACCATCCACAGGGTGTAGAAACCGGCGTCACACAACTGTCATGGAACAGTTGTAACTTCGTCATGCAGGCGACGTAGCGTCAGCCGAGCCGCAGCAGAGGAAGCTTGCGCTGGCGGCGTCTGAATGGACCTAGACAGGGGATTTTTACCATGAAAATCAGGACGTTAGCCGTTGCGACGGCTGCCCTGGTACTGACCGCCGGTGCCGCCCAGGCCCGGGATCAGATTCGCATCGTCGGCTCGTCCACGGTGTTCCCGTTTTCGACCGCCGTAGCCGAGAAGTTCGGCGAAAAGACCGACTTTCCGACGCCGGTCGTCGAAAGCACCGGTTCCGGTGGTGGCCTGAAGCTCTTCTGCGGCGGTGTCGGCGAAGAGCACCCCGACATCACCAACGCCTCGCGACGGATCAAGGAATCGGAAGTCGCGCTGTGCGCCGAGAACGGCGTCGCCGACATCATCGAGGTCAAGATCGGCTTCGACGGCATCGTCATCGCCAACAGTGTCGAGGCCGCCCAGATGGACATTGGCCTTCGTGAATTGTGGATGGCCTTGGCGGCAGAAGTGCCGGATGGCAATGGCGGCTTCGTTGCCAATCCCTATACCAACTGGAGCGACATAGACGCGTCGTTGCCGAACTACGCGATCCGTGTCCTCGGCCCACCGCCGACCTCCGGCACCCGCGACGCCTTTGTCGAACTGGCCATGGAAGGCGGCTGCAAACAGTTTGACGAAGTCAAAGCGCTCAAGGAAAGCGACGAGGATCGTTACGACGAGATCTGCCAGTCGATCCGTGAAGACGGCGCGTTTGTTGAAGCCGGCGAGAACGACAACCTGATCGTCAACAAGCTTGAAGCCGACCCGGATGCCTTCGGCATCTTCGGGTACAGCTTCTTGACCCAGAACGACGACAAGGTGCAGGGCTCGCTGATCTCCGGCGAGGCGCCGACCTTCGAGAACATCGCCGACGGCGCTTATCCGGTCTCGCGGTCGCTCTACTTCTATGTCAAGACCGCCCATATCGGCGTCGTTCCCGGCATCGACGAATACATCGTCGAGTTCACCGATGAAGGCACCTGGGGTCCGTTCGGCTATCTGGCGAACAAGGGACTGATCCCGTTGCCCGATGACGAACGCGCGAAGGTCTCGACCGACGCGAGGGCGCACAACAACCTCTCGATGTAACTGGTTCCGGCCGGTGCGCACCAAGCCGCGTCGCGCACCGGCCACCATTTTCTGAGCATGTCTTGCCGCGATCACATCGCGCGGCTCGTACGACAGAGGGGTCTCAATCCCCTTCGCAAACAATAGCGTGACAGGTCTGCAGGGGGCAGGAACGTGGGCACGGGGATAGCGACACTCATCATCTTGGCACTGGCATTCTTCGCCTATGCCAGCGGTCGCAAACGAGCACGCGGTCTGGCTGCCGCAACGGACCGACCCAGCGATCTGCATTCCCGACCTGTCTATCATGGTTGGTTCGTCGGCTTGGCCTGCGGTCTGCCGGCGGTCGCCCTTTGGATCTTGGCGCTCGCCGTCGGCGATCACATGGTCCAGGCCGCCATTCTTGCCGACCTGCCGCCGGAGATCAGCGAGCTCTCAGGCCCTCAGCTCAACCGTTTTCTTGACGATGCCCAGGCACTTGCTACTGGCGGACGGACGACCATCGATCCGACACCGGAGCTGGTTCAGGCGTCCGAACAGTACGCCAGTCTAAACGCCCTTCGGATATGGATCAGTTTTGCGGGCGCCGTCGGTCTGGGCGTGATTGGACTGGGCCTCGCGCTGCGCAAGATCGAGATCGGTTTCCGCGCTCGCCAGCCGGTCGAACGTATCTTGATGATCACCCTGCTGCTGGCAGCGACCATTTCGATCCTCACAACCATTGGCATCGTTTTCTCGGTGCTGATCGAATCCATTCGGTTCTTCGAGAAAGTTCCGATCTTTGAGTTCCTGTTCGGCCTGAACTGGAGCCCGCAAACAGCCTTACGCGTTGACCAGGTGGGCTCGTCCGGTGCGTTCGGCGCGGTGCCACTGTTTGTCGGCACGGCTCTGGTGACCCTGATTGCCATGCTTGTTGCCGGTCCAATCGGCTTGCTGTCGGCAATCTACTTGGCGGAATACGCCCACCCCAGGTTTCGCGCCATCGCCAAGCCGATCCTGGAGGTTTTGGCCGGCATTCCCACCGTCGTTTACGGCTTCTTCGCCGCACTCGTCATGGCGCCATTCTTCCGCGATGCCGGCGCTTCGATCGGCATTTCGGTGTCGTCGGAAAGCGCCATCGCCGCCGGCGTGGTGATGGGCATCATGATCATTCCGTTTGTCTCATCATTGACGGACGACGCTATTGCCGCGGTGCCCAAGCAACTGCGCGATGGATCGCTCGCACTCGGCGCCACGCGCCAGGAGACAATTACCGGCGTGATCATCCCTGCCGCGCTGCCCGGTATCGTCGCTGGTTTCCTGCTCGCGATCAGCCGTGCGGTAGGCGAGACGATGATCGTTGTGATGGCTGCCGGACTTGCCGCTAACTTGACGGTCAACCCCTTGGAGACCGTCACCACGGTCACCGTTCAGATCGTCACACTTCTGGTCGGCGATCAGGAATTCGACAGTGCCAAGACGCTCGCCGCCTTCGCGCTCGGCCTGGTGCTGTTCATCATCACCCTGGCGCTGAACGTCGTCGCGCTCAGGGTCGTTCAGAAGTATCGGGAAAAGTATGACTGACATGGCGACCAACACTTCGATTATCGGCAAGGGAAACGCGGCGCAGGCGCGCGTCAGGCGTCGCTATGCCCGCGAGCGTCGCTTCCAGTGGATATGTCTCTCGGCACTTGCCGTCGCCGGTATCTTTCTGGTCATCCTGATCGGCAGCATCGTGTCGCGTGGTTATACGGCCTTCGTTACCACTGAGATTGAGCTCGCCGTTACTTTCAATGCCGACTTGGTCGATGCCGAAAACCCGTCATCGGGCAACTATCGCATGGTGGTCGTCCAGGCCCTTCAGGAGCAGTTTCCAGACGTCACCGATACATCCGACCTGCGCAAAATGCTCGCCTTGTTGAGTGATGGCGCCTTCATCAAGCTGCAGCACATGGTCGAGGCCGATCCGTCGTTGGTCGGCACGACCGAACTCGTCAGTCTGCCCGCGGGCAGCGATGTCGACATGTTCTCAAAAGGCTACATATCGCGCGATGTCGCGGAGACGTCGCGACGCGTCGACGACCAGGAGATCGGCTGGCTGGACACGTTGTCAGCACAGGACGCGCTGGTGACGGTCCCCAATTGGGACTTCTTTACCCGCGGTGACAGCCGCGAGCCCGAGCGGGCGGGTATTGGCGGCGCTCTGGTCGGATCGGCCCTGACGCTTCTCGTCACCTTCCTGGTGTCATTCCCGCTTGGCGTCGCCGCCGCAATTTTCCTTGAGGAGTTTGCGCCGAAGAAACGCTGGGTCGACATTATCGAGGTCAACATCAATAACCTGGCGGCCGTACCGTCGATCGTGTTTGGCCTGTTAGGCTTGGCTGTTTTCCTGAATGTGATGCACATGCCGCGTTCGGCGCCGGTCGTCGGTGGCCTGACCCTGGCGTTGATGACGCTGCCGACCATCATCATCACGACACGCGCCGCGTTGAAGGGCGTGCCGCCGTCGATCCGAGAAGCGGCTACCGGGTTGGGCGCATCACCGGTCCAGGTCGTCTTTCATCACGTCATGCCGCTCGCCATGCCGCGCGTCCTGACCGGCACCATTATCGGCATGGCCCAGGCACTCGGTGAAACCGCGCCGCTCCTGATGATCGGCATGGTCGCCTTCATCGTCGATGTGCCGAGCGGACCGCTTGATCCCGCGACCGTACTGCCGGTGCAGATCTATCTATGGGCCGACAGCCCCGAACGCGGTTTTGTCGAAAAGACATCCGCCGCCATCATGGTGCTGCTCGGGTTCCTTATCGTCATGAACGGCATTGCCGTCTTTTTACGTCAGAGGTTTGAAGTCCGATGGTAGAAGCCCACGCCGTAGCCGAAGAAACGAACGCGCCCGAGTACGATGCGCGCACCATCCGTCACGACGAGCTGCCCGAGCTTGAGAGCCCAACGAAGATCGACACCCGTGACGTCAAGCTCTGGTACGGCGAAAAACAAGCGCTCGCCGGCATCAACATCAATGTTCCCGAACGTCAGGTAACGGCCTTTATCGGGCCGTCAGGCTGCGGCAAGACAACGTTCCTGAAGTGCTTGAACCGCATGAACGATACGATCGAGGGTGTGCGGATCGAAGGCCAGATCACCATGGACAATCAGGACGTCTATGACCGCCGTGTCGATGTCGTCCAGCTGCGCGCGCGTGTCGGCATGGTGTTTCAGAAACCCAACCCGTTTCCGAAATCGATCTATGACAACGTGGCCTACGGACCGCGCATTCACGGCCTGGCGCGCAACAAGGCGGAACTCGATGAGATCGTCGCGACCAGCTTGCGCCGAGCCGGCCTCTACAACGAGGTCGCTGATCGCATGCAGGATACGGCGACCGGCATGTCGGGTGGCCAGCAACAGCGTTTGTGCATCGCGCGCACCATTGCGGTCAGCCCGGAAGTCATCTTGATGGACGAACCGTGCTCGGCGCTCGATCCCATCTCGACCGCCCAGGTCGAGGAACTGATTGATGAGCTGAAGGAGAACTACACGGTCGTTATCGTGACCCATAACCTGCAACAGGCCGCGCGCGTTTCGCAGTACACCGGCTTTTTTCATCTGGGCCGTCTCATCGAGTACGGCGAAACCGCTCAGCTCTTCCATAATCCTGCCCAGCGCATGACCGAGGATTACATCACCGGCCGCTTCGGCTGACCGGCGGGCAATAGGAAACAAACAACATGACGACCACGCAGCAACATACCGTCCGCTCCTATGATACGGAGCTTGAAGAGGTCACCCGCGACATTCTGGCGATGGGCGGGTTGGTCGAAGCACAACTACGAAGCGCCCTTGACGCGCTGGTTGAGCGCGATCACGAGCTTGCCCAACGTATCGTCGAGACGGACCAACAGATCGATGATCTGGAACGCCAGGTTGATGAGCTCGCGACACGCATTCTGGCGCTGAGGCAGCCGATGGCGGAGGACCTGCGGCGCGTCAAGACTGCGCTGAAGGTGGCGAGCAACCTTGAGCGAATGGGCGACTTGGCCAGCAACATCGCCAAGCGCAGCCTGACCATCGAAAGCGATTCGGACATCCCGCAGCGCGAGGGCCTGAAGCGCATGGGCGCAGCCGTCTACGCCATGACCAACGACGTGCTTAACGCCTATCGCGACGAGAACAAGGAACTTGCGCTATCGGTGTGGCATCAGGACGAAGCCATCGACGAGATGTACAATGCCGTCTTCCACGGCATCCTGACCGACATGATGGCCGACCCCAGCACGATCGCGGCGGGAACACAGGTCCACTTCGTCGCCAAGAACATCGAGCGCATGGGCGATCACACGACGAACATCGCCGAGATGATCACCTATATGACAGAGGGCACCCTGCCCGATCAGGACAGGCCCAAGGGCAGCACGGTGCCCCAGGGCGCCCCGGACGACAATTGACTGGTGCATGAGTGGGAAACTTGTAACCGATGGACGCGACAATTCTTGTTGTGGATGACGAGGCGCCAATTCTGGCGCTGCTACGCTACAACCTAGACAAGGCCGGTTACCGTGTGGTCGAGGCAACGGACGGCCAGGAAGCTCTGACCCTGATACGCGAGCAATCGCCCGATCTGGTCGTGCTCGACTGGATGCTGCCCTCGATCTCCGGCATCGAGGTGTGCCGCCAGGTGCGCCGCGACAGCGAGCTGCGCAACCTGCCGATCATCATGTTGACGGCACGCGGCGAAGAGCAGGACCGCGTGCGCGGTCTGGAGGTCGGCGCCGACGACTATATCCCCAAACCCTTCTCGCCGGCCGAACTCTTGGCGCGCATCCGCGCGGTACTGCGGCGTATCCGGCCGGCTCTGAGCGAAGAGGCCTTGTCGTATGCGGACTTGCACATGGACCTCGCCGCGCACCGGGTGTCGCGCGCCGGCAAGCCCATTCATCTGGGGCCTCGCGAATTCGACATGCTGCGCTTCCTGATGGAGCACCCCGGCCGCGTCTTCAGCCGTGAGCAGCTCCTGGACAGCGTCTGGGGCAACGACATTTTTGTCGAGCCGCGCACCGTCGACGTCCATATCGGCCGGCTTAGAAAGGCGCTCAACATTGCCGAGGGCAAGGATTTGATCCGCACGGTCCGCTCGGCCGGTTACGCGCTGGACGCGGCCTAACGCACGTTTTTTGCCCGTTTTGGCGGTTCAGCGGTCGATCTGGCGTTTGTCGGTACCCCATCCTTCTTCGCACCAATCGCTGCCAAGTCACGGAAAGCACTGGATTTCTTCATCCGGCTTCGCCAGGATAGAGGCTCCATGCTTCATTGTGTGATACTCTCCCGATCATGAAAGATAGGCAGCCCTGGTCGGTGCGCGGCGTTTCGCGCGAAGCGCGCGCAAAGGCCGCTCGCGCAGCAGCCCATCGGCATATGACCATCGGCGAGTGGGTGACCCAGGTTCTGGTCGCCGCCGCCGATCGTGATCTTGGCACAGCGACCGATGAGCCGGCGCCATCCGAACCATCCGGCGGGTCCAACCTGCCGGCGACCAACAGCGGCACCGAGCGTGAACTGGCCCAAGCCTTGGGCGCTCTGGTTCAGCACCTGCAGAAGAACGCTGAGGATGCCCCGGTCGGCGACATTGTGCGCCGCATGGAACGCACGGAGCATGCGCTTGTCGGGCGCATGGAGCAGATGGCCGCGGGTCTTTACAGCGTCATGCAGACCATGGAAACCCGCGCCATGCCGATCATCGACGGCGACCAGCCCGCCGGCGCACGACCCAAGGGCGCGCCGCCGATCATGCTGCCAGATCAGTCCCGATTGGCCGATGCGGTCGAGCGGGTCGTCGATGCCGAGGCGCGCCGTCAGGACCAGATGGCCGCGGTCGCCGACGCGCTGACCATGCTGGCCGCGAAAGTCGACAGTGGCGATAGCGGTAGCGGTTCGGCCACCACGCCCGAACCGGCCGACGAGCCGGTCGACGAGGCCGAAACGAAGGCGAGCGACGACGAGGCATCGCCGGCCGAAGAGATTGATGAGACGGTCCCGGCAGCCGCCAACGACACCGAACCGCACGATGAAAGAGCGTTCGACGATGACGGTGAGGCCGTTACCGAAACGGCCGATGAGGCTTCAGGCGAGAGTGAGTCTGACGACGAAGAGTCGACATCCGACGCGTCCCAAGTGGACGACGACATCGAGCCGGTGGCCGCGGAGACCAAGACGCCGCCACCGCCGGCGGCTTCCAGCTATACCGGCACCCGCGACGAACACGGCAACGATGTCATCGCGGCCATTCGTGCGCGGAGCGCGCGGCCGCCGGAATTTGCCGAAACCGCTGAAGAGCCGCGCCGGGGCTTGCTCGGACGCCTTTTCCGGCGCGACTCCTGATCTTGACTCAGGCGGCCAGCGCCTGATCAGCCGGCACGTAGTCGTAGCCCAGGGCTTCGGCCACCGCCTTGTAAGTCACCTTGCCGGCCATGACGTTCAGGCCTTCCTTCAGGTGCGGATCGTCGGCCAGGGCCTTCTTGACGCCGTTGTTCGCCAGGCGAACCGTGAACGGCAAGGTCGCGTTGTTCAGCGCAAAGGTTGACGTACGTGCCACGCCGCCGGGCATGTTGGCGACGCAATAGTGGACGACCTGGTGGACCCGGTAGGTCGGTTTGGCGTGCGTCGTGGCGTGGCTGGTTTCGAAGCAGCCGCCCTGATCGATCGAGACATCGCACAACACCGAGCCGCGCTTCATGCGCTTGACCTGGGCTTCCGTCACCACCTTCGGCGCAGCAGCACCCGGGACCAGAACGGCGCCGACCACGAGGTCGGCGGCCAACACGTACTCTTCGACCTGATCGACCGTGGAATAGAGGTTCTTGGCCCGGCCCTCGAAGAACTCATCGAGATGGCGCAGGCGCGCGACCGAGCGATCGAAGATGGTCACCTCAGCACCCAGTCCAACCGCCATGCGCGCGGCATTGGTGCCAACGACGCCGCCGCCGATGACGACAACCTTGCCGGGTTCGACGCCGGGAACGCCGCCCAGCAGAACACCGCTGCCCTTTTGCGTCTTCTCCAGGCAATGGGCGCCTGCCTGTATCGACATGCGTCCAGCCACCTCGCTCATGGGCGCCAGCAGCGGCAGGCCGCCGTGATCGTCGGTGACGGTTTCATAGGCGATCGCCGTGCAGCCGGACTCGACAAGCAGACGGGTCTGCTCGGGATCGGGCGCCAGGTGCAGATAGGTAAACAGGATCTGACCGTCGCGCAGCATCCGGCACTCGTCGGGCTGAGGCTCCTTGACCTTGACGACCATATCCGCGCGCGCGAACACCTCCTGGGGTGTGTCGACGATTTCCGCGCCCGCCTTGACGTACATCTTGTCGTCAAGACCGATCTCGCGGCCTGCGCCCTTTTGGACGATGACCTGGTGGCCGTGTTGGATGACCTCACGGACACTCGCGGGCGTCATGCCCACGCGGTATTCGTGAACCTTGATTTCTTTCGGCACGCCGAGAAGCATCACCGACTCCGTCTGTTTGAAGATTGGAACAAAGAGGCAGGAGATACCGGCGACATGGGTACCGCGACCTCCCGGGTTGACGCTGCTTCAAACCATGTTCCCAGTTGGAAATCAACCTGACGATTTCCGGTCATCATGGGCCCAGCGCGTACCGATCAGGATGACGACGGCCGATCCGGCTCGATACCCGGCCTCAACATCCGGAACACTGTCTCGACGATGGTGTATTCGGCATAGCCGAGCCGAGCGATCGGACGGACCGCGGCAAGATCAACCCGGCCATCCTTCAAGATCCCATCGTCGATATGAATACCCACGACCTCGCCCAAAACCACCTTGTTGGGACCCCCTGGCCCGTTCTGCGGAACCTCGATGGTCTGCAGATAGCGACACTCCAGTGCCACCGGCGACGCCTTGACCCGGGGCGGTTTGACCAGCCGGGACGGCACCAGATCGAGCGCCGCCAACGCCGCTTCGTCGACGCCGTGGGGAACTTCATCGGAGGTCGTGTTCATCTCCTCGCGCAGATCCCACGTCACCATGTTGTGGACGAACTCGCCTGAGGTCTGGGCGTTGGCGACGCTGTCCTTGTGATTGGCGTCCAGGCGGGCGCCGCCGGAGAACATGATGACCGGCGGATCGTCGCCCATGGCGTTGAAGTAGCTATAGGGCGCCAGGTTCACCTGGCCCGCCGCATTCAGCGTCGTGAACCATCCGATCGGCCGCGGCGCGACCAGCGCCTTGAAGGGGTCGCGCGGCAGGCCGTGGCCATGGCGTGGTTCATAGAACATGGTCCGTCCTTGCAACGTTCGTCGGGTCGGGCCAGGCAGCGCGCCGGGCTATGCGGCCTCGTCGACCCATTTCCTGTAGCGGTCGATGTAATAGGCGTCGTCATGGGCGGTGGCCTTGGCGGAGTCGCGGCTCGCCATCAGGTCATACCAGGCCCGGATCCGCGTGCATTCCTCCGGGATCGACGCCTTGCGGTGATGCGCGATGGCGCCGAAGCGCTCGAAGAACGGGTAATAGGTCAGATCGACCATGGAGACCTCATCGCCCAGCCAGTAGGGGCCGTCGGAGAGCTGACGCATGCCATCGAACTCAATCTTTCGAAGTTGGTCCTCGACCTTGATCCTCAGCTCCGCCTGCTTGGCTGGGTCCTTGGCGAACAACAGCTCGTAGCTGTCCTCGACCCAGACGTTGTTGCAGTAGTCAATCCAGATGCGCGCCTTGGCCCGGGCGACGGGATCGCGCGGCATCATCGCTGGGTCGGGATAGGCTTCGTCGATGAACTCGTTGATGATCGCCGACTCATAGACGACGTCATCGCCGATCTTGACGACCGGGACCTTGCTGTAGGGCGAGACCTCGTTGAACCAGTCGGGCTTGTTCGACAGGTCGACCTCGCGACGCTCGAACGCCAGACCCTTCTCGAGCAAGGCCATGTGCGTGCGCTGGGCGTAGGGACAGACCTCGGCGGTAATCAATTCGATCTTCGGCATGGTCGGACCTCCTGTTCTTGGAACGCGGCGCGGTATCTTATCCCAGTTGCTCGGCGATCAAGCTCTTCAAGTTAGCGCGAGGCCGTGCGCCCAGATGGCTGATGACCTCACCGGCACAGATCGAGCCATAGGTCCCGGCGCGCGCCAAGTCCTCGCCAGCCGTATAGCCATAGAGAAATCCGGCGGCATAAAGGTCGCCGGCGCCCGTCGTGTCGACGACCTTGACCGACCGCGCATCGACCGCGTGACGTTCCGCGCCCCGGCAGATCACCGAGCCCTTCTCGCTGCGGGTCAACGC includes these proteins:
- a CDS encoding flavin reductase family protein encodes the protein MFYEPRHGHGLPRDPFKALVAPRPIGWFTTLNAAGQVNLAPYSYFNAMGDDPPVIMFSGGARLDANHKDSVANAQTSGEFVHNMVTWDLREEMNTTSDEVPHGVDEAALAALDLVPSRLVKPPRVKASPVALECRYLQTIEVPQNGPGGPNKVVLGEVVGIHIDDGILKDGRVDLAAVRPIARLGYAEYTIVETVFRMLRPGIEPDRPSSS
- the ald gene encoding alanine dehydrogenase, with amino-acid sequence MLLGVPKEIKVHEYRVGMTPASVREVIQHGHQVIVQKGAGREIGLDDKMYVKAGAEIVDTPQEVFARADMVVKVKEPQPDECRMLRDGQILFTYLHLAPDPEQTRLLVESGCTAIAYETVTDDHGGLPLLAPMSEVAGRMSIQAGAHCLEKTQKGSGVLLGGVPGVEPGKVVVIGGGVVGTNAARMAVGLGAEVTIFDRSVARLRHLDEFFEGRAKNLYSTVDQVEEYVLAADLVVGAVLVPGAAAPKVVTEAQVKRMKRGSVLCDVSIDQGGCFETSHATTHAKPTYRVHQVVHYCVANMPGGVARTSTFALNNATLPFTVRLANNGVKKALADDPHLKEGLNVMAGKVTYKAVAEALGYDYVPADQALAA
- the phoB gene encoding phosphate regulon transcriptional regulator PhoB: MDATILVVDDEAPILALLRYNLDKAGYRVVEATDGQEALTLIREQSPDLVVLDWMLPSISGIEVCRQVRRDSELRNLPIIMLTARGEEQDRVRGLEVGADDYIPKPFSPAELLARIRAVLRRIRPALSEEALSYADLHMDLAAHRVSRAGKPIHLGPREFDMLRFLMEHPGRVFSREQLLDSVWGNDIFVEPRTVDVHIGRLRKALNIAEGKDLIRTVRSAGYALDAA
- a CDS encoding glutathione S-transferase family protein — encoded protein: MPKIELITAEVCPYAQRTHMALLEKGLAFERREVDLSNKPDWFNEVSPYSKVPVVKIGDDVVYESAIINEFIDEAYPDPAMMPRDPVARAKARIWIDYCNNVWVEDSYELLFAKDPAKQAELRIKVEDQLRKIEFDGMRQLSDGPYWLGDEVSMVDLTYYPFFERFGAIAHHRKASIPEECTRIRAWYDLMASRDSAKATAHDDAYYIDRYRKWVDEAA